In a single window of the Granulicella sibirica genome:
- a CDS encoding VOC family protein, which produces MIWNRSIPRATVIPVLAYLNANEAAAWLCQAFAFTVRLRVDTHRVQLNVGEGAIIARELRPHEIGGAVGLGHSVTVRIDDADAHCNHAREHGAKITQEPGTHPYGERQYVAEDLAGHSWTFSQSVSDILPEDWGGISEQLQ; this is translated from the coding sequence ATGATTTGGAATCGATCAATACCTCGCGCCACGGTAATCCCGGTTCTCGCTTACCTAAATGCGAATGAGGCAGCGGCTTGGCTGTGCCAGGCGTTCGCCTTTACAGTCCGCCTGCGAGTCGACACGCACCGCGTGCAGCTCAACGTCGGAGAAGGCGCGATTATCGCAAGAGAGCTTCGCCCGCATGAGATCGGCGGTGCTGTCGGCCTCGGCCATTCGGTCACCGTCCGCATCGACGACGCAGATGCACACTGCAATCACGCAAGAGAGCACGGCGCGAAAATTACCCAAGAACCAGGTACCCATCCTTACGGAGAGCGGCAGTACGTTGCCGAGGATCTTGCAGGCCATTCCTGGACGTTTTCACAATCCGTATCTGACATTCTCCCGGAGGACTGGGGCGGAATCTCAGAACAACTCCAATAA